The Gemmatimonadaceae bacterium genome has a window encoding:
- a CDS encoding CapA family protein, whose amino-acid sequence MLIRIRKCPGTFVLCFLLIVGATTGAAAQDLSATAGKIPTGVRVCAGGDVLLGTNFDTTWTTVANRRYGVRIPPLPDPASLLDPLRESVQDADIILLNIEGAIGPPGTGSTKCSPHSTRCFAFRQPPAAAIALAEFNLNARMVGNIANNHSRDAGERGFRTTARLLRDAGVAVTGEDTLATPVSTASGDTVAFLGFHTSNETPDARNISAVRRHVGRAAARWPRLVVTAHIGAEGVSAQRTPNHVEQFLEMNRGNAVAFARTAIAAGAGWVVAHGPHVLRAAEWIGDGLAFYSLGNLVTHGPFRNDEPINRGALACATLDERGRPDDVQLIPTWQRYPGNVSVDASRRALQLIDSLSKLDFPQTGATVDSTGAVTRLRPER is encoded by the coding sequence ATGCTGATTCGCATCCGGAAATGCCCTGGCACTTTTGTGCTGTGTTTCTTGCTCATTGTCGGCGCCACCACCGGGGCCGCTGCACAAGACCTGTCTGCCACTGCCGGAAAAATCCCCACCGGAGTTCGCGTCTGCGCCGGCGGAGACGTGTTGCTCGGCACCAATTTCGACACCACCTGGACGACGGTTGCCAACCGTCGCTACGGGGTTCGCATTCCCCCTCTGCCCGATCCGGCTTCCCTTCTGGATCCTCTCCGCGAATCGGTGCAGGACGCAGATATCATTCTGCTGAACATCGAAGGCGCAATCGGACCACCAGGTACTGGCTCCACCAAGTGTTCGCCACATTCCACCCGCTGCTTCGCATTCAGACAACCGCCGGCGGCCGCGATCGCGCTCGCCGAGTTCAACCTGAACGCACGCATGGTTGGCAATATCGCCAACAATCATTCGCGCGACGCCGGGGAACGCGGCTTTCGCACGACCGCCAGGCTGTTACGTGATGCGGGTGTCGCCGTGACCGGTGAGGACACCCTCGCCACTCCGGTCTCGACAGCCAGCGGCGATACAGTCGCATTCCTCGGCTTTCATACCTCAAACGAGACACCCGACGCGCGAAACATTTCAGCAGTGCGCCGCCACGTCGGGCGTGCCGCCGCCCGATGGCCGCGCCTTGTCGTCACTGCCCATATCGGCGCGGAAGGAGTATCGGCTCAGCGCACCCCGAACCACGTCGAGCAGTTTCTCGAAATGAACCGGGGCAACGCGGTTGCATTTGCGCGCACTGCGATCGCCGCCGGCGCAGGATGGGTCGTCGCCCATGGGCCGCATGTCCTTCGCGCAGCTGAATGGATTGGTGACGGTCTCGCTTTTTATTCGCTAGGCAACCTCGTGACCCACGGTCCGTTTCGAAACGACGAGCCGATAAATCGAGGCGCGCTTGCATGTGCCACCCTCGATGAGCGAGGTCGCCCGGATGACGTGCAACTCATCCCAACCTGGCAGCGGTATCCGGGGAACGTCTCAGTCGATGCCTCACGCCGCGCCCTGCAGCTCATCGACTCTCTGTCGAAGCTCGATTTTCCGCAGACCGGAGCAACGGTGGATTCTACCGGCGCCGTGACGAGGCTGCGCCCGGAGCGTTAG
- a CDS encoding alkaline phosphatase PhoX, translated as MASSSRRGFLRESLAYSGTALLAPSLSGLIACTKPAGDSSRAPARRVVTGKSGYGPLVAAGPELSLPAGFNYTVLSTSGQPMSDGRPTPNAFDGMAAFALPRGGVRLIRNHENRDTPLTSSLKGTPALAYDTKAGGCTVSLDVETPWNGPPVVVRQFVSLSGTIVNCAGGPTPWGSWLTCEESTHGIAQGWSRDHGYVFEVPSRANSEVRSIPLRAMGRFVHEAVAVDPATSIVYQTEDQITAGFYRFIPRTRQLLANGGTLQMLGVKGSPRYDAAIGQTIGKVLQVSWLPIPNPDPATAGTDPAAVFNQGYSAGAARFSRLEGCWHADDSIYFSATNGGNAQAGQVWRYRPTNHADGELTLVFESPSRDVLDSPDNITVSPRGGIVICEDGFGEQFVRGLTPDGRIFDVAKNLLNVSEFAGVCFSPDGATLFVNIQGATLDAGSARGMTFAIQGPWERGAL; from the coding sequence ATGGCATCTTCAAGTCGTCGCGGTTTCCTGCGCGAATCGCTTGCGTATTCCGGTACGGCACTACTGGCCCCATCGCTGAGCGGCCTGATAGCATGTACGAAGCCGGCGGGCGATTCGTCACGCGCTCCGGCCCGCCGTGTCGTTACAGGCAAGAGCGGATATGGGCCACTTGTCGCAGCCGGCCCCGAGTTATCGCTGCCTGCGGGCTTTAATTACACGGTTCTCAGCACGTCAGGTCAGCCGATGTCAGACGGGCGACCCACGCCAAACGCGTTCGACGGCATGGCGGCGTTCGCGTTGCCAAGGGGTGGCGTGAGACTGATACGAAATCACGAGAACCGTGATACTCCGCTTACGTCGTCGCTGAAAGGCACTCCCGCGCTCGCGTACGATACAAAGGCGGGAGGCTGCACTGTTTCTCTCGATGTCGAGACGCCATGGAACGGACCTCCGGTGGTTGTGCGCCAGTTCGTCAGCCTCAGCGGGACAATTGTGAATTGTGCGGGCGGTCCAACGCCGTGGGGAAGCTGGCTGACATGCGAGGAGAGCACGCACGGCATCGCGCAGGGCTGGAGCCGGGATCACGGATACGTTTTTGAAGTCCCGTCGAGGGCAAACAGTGAAGTGCGCTCGATTCCGCTTCGCGCGATGGGCCGGTTCGTTCATGAGGCAGTGGCTGTCGATCCGGCAACGAGCATCGTGTATCAGACGGAGGACCAGATCACGGCTGGTTTTTATCGGTTTATTCCGCGCACCAGGCAGCTGCTTGCCAACGGCGGTACGCTTCAGATGCTGGGTGTGAAGGGATCGCCCAGGTACGATGCTGCGATCGGCCAGACTATCGGCAAGGTTCTGCAGGTTTCATGGTTGCCGATACCCAACCCGGATCCCGCTACAGCGGGGACTGATCCGGCCGCCGTTTTCAACCAGGGCTATTCGGCTGGAGCCGCGCGGTTTTCGCGCCTCGAGGGATGCTGGCATGCGGATGACAGCATCTATTTCAGCGCTACAAACGGCGGCAATGCGCAAGCGGGGCAGGTGTGGCGATATCGTCCCACAAATCACGCCGATGGCGAATTGACATTGGTGTTCGAATCACCATCGAGAGATGTTCTCGATTCGCCCGACAACATTACCGTCAGCCCGCGCGGTGGAATCGTCATCTGCGAAGACGGATTCGGCGAGCAGTTCGTTCGCGGCCTCACGCCCGACGGCCGGATCTTCGATGTCGCAAAAAATCTTCTCAACGTCAGCGAATTTGCCGGGGTCTGCTTCAGCCCCGACGGCGCCACGCTTTTCGTGAACATTCAGGGTGCAACGCTGGATGCCGGCAGCGCGCGCGGCATGACGTTCGCCATTCAGGGGCCGTGGGAGAGGGGCGCGCTATAG
- a CDS encoding metallophosphoesterase, with amino-acid sequence MKKSIPILILAAAAFAVAAVTCTGSNVVDPGKETVPAFETLIAVADIAACDSQGDEATAALVDTMPGTIIVAGDITYESGTAREFADCYEPSWGRHRSRTRPAPGNHEYVTADAKPYFDYFGVNAGPAGRGYYSFDLGAWHIISLNSNIDATAGSAQAQWLKDDLAASRSVCTLAYWHHPLFSSGLHGSGPKMRAIWQLLYESGADVVVSGHDHHYERFAPQTAAGVLDSTRGIREFIVGTGGRSHYPALFAQPNTERRADKSDGVLRLKLGARDYAWEFVPTVRGGATDSGTTMCR; translated from the coding sequence GTGAAGAAAAGTATTCCTATCCTGATACTTGCTGCCGCAGCGTTCGCGGTTGCGGCGGTTACATGCACGGGGTCGAACGTTGTCGATCCGGGTAAGGAAACCGTGCCGGCGTTCGAGACGCTCATTGCCGTAGCTGACATCGCTGCCTGCGACTCGCAGGGAGACGAAGCAACGGCCGCTCTCGTGGATACCATGCCGGGCACGATCATTGTCGCCGGCGACATTACGTACGAATCGGGAACCGCTCGCGAGTTCGCTGACTGTTACGAACCGTCATGGGGAAGGCACCGCTCCCGAACACGGCCGGCACCGGGTAACCACGAGTACGTCACGGCGGATGCCAAGCCGTACTTCGATTACTTCGGAGTGAATGCCGGACCAGCCGGCCGCGGCTATTACTCCTTCGACCTCGGCGCATGGCACATTATCTCGCTCAACAGCAACATCGATGCGACGGCCGGCTCAGCGCAGGCGCAATGGTTGAAGGACGATCTGGCCGCAAGCCGGTCGGTGTGCACGCTTGCGTACTGGCATCATCCGCTGTTCAGCTCCGGACTGCACGGAAGCGGTCCGAAGATGCGTGCGATCTGGCAGTTGCTATATGAGTCCGGAGCTGATGTCGTGGTCTCCGGTCACGACCATCATTATGAACGATTTGCGCCGCAGACGGCCGCCGGGGTGCTCGACAGCACGCGCGGTATCAGGGAATTCATCGTCGGCACAGGCGGCCGGTCCCACTACCCGGCCTTGTTCGCGCAGCCAAACACCGAGCGCCGCGCAGATAAGTCTGACGGAGTTCTGCGCCTCAAACTGGGTGCGCGTGATTACGCCTGGGAATTTGTTCCCACCGTGCGGGGCGGCGCGACGGATTCAGGAACGACAATGTGCCGCTAG
- a CDS encoding DUF885 domain-containing protein yields the protein MLTFSSPSGALLTALLFLAGSGTSAQPPRAADRFATLANEFVLTTLAFSPSGATQAGLHRYTDPRTGRTLNLDQMLDDYSPAALASQRAFYENFRRRLTRLDATRLESQTQADYEILRNAVGFAFYSMDEERFSRWRPQIYPENLGSALFSNMSLEYADRNVRARDLAARLEKVPAFMDQAVRNLTGSNDIFRRVAIESADGVSDLIRTTGTTFVRGTPSERRYARAQPAALASIGRFNKFVRDELPKREQRDWRMGKAKFDAKFRYYLQVSGTPLDLLRIAEDSLRSTRQEMYRLALPLHDQWFPGHRHDASTPDVLLNGIVSEVMARIGAEHVQRDSIVQQGQRDVEMLQRVVTEKRLLSITDFSNIRVIPTPLFMRGIYGVAGAVFAPALQPKLSTFYWVTPISSEWTAERAESKMREYNRYQMLRLSIHEAVPGHTVQGEYANRITPEWRRLLRVIYGNTPYVEGWAVYAERVMEDAGVNAGDPVKMRLNGLKWMARIYMNAIVDVRLHTMNMNGDSAVTLMMRDAFQERPEAEAKLQRAQLDYVQLMTYMAGAHEWTKLRRDVEIKEGRAFNMCRYHDTVLLYGPVSVPTVRRLYMAGVGVGGNREASRCM from the coding sequence ATGCTCACCTTCAGCTCGCCATCGGGCGCGCTACTCACCGCGCTCCTTTTTCTCGCGGGATCCGGTACCTCCGCTCAGCCGCCACGCGCAGCCGATCGGTTCGCAACGCTCGCAAATGAGTTCGTCCTCACGACGCTTGCATTTTCCCCATCCGGCGCGACTCAGGCGGGACTTCACCGGTACACCGATCCGCGCACCGGCCGCACGCTGAACCTCGACCAGATGCTCGATGATTACTCGCCGGCAGCCCTGGCGAGCCAGCGCGCGTTTTACGAAAACTTCCGGCGCCGGCTCACGAGACTCGACGCAACTCGTCTCGAATCGCAGACTCAGGCCGATTACGAGATCCTGCGGAACGCCGTCGGCTTTGCTTTCTACAGCATGGATGAGGAACGATTCTCCCGCTGGCGACCGCAGATCTATCCCGAAAACCTTGGCTCGGCGTTGTTCAGCAACATGTCCCTCGAGTATGCGGACAGGAACGTTCGCGCCCGCGACCTTGCAGCGCGACTCGAGAAAGTTCCCGCATTCATGGACCAGGCAGTCCGGAACCTCACCGGCTCCAACGACATCTTCCGGCGAGTTGCGATCGAATCAGCCGATGGCGTAAGCGACCTCATCAGGACCACCGGCACCACATTTGTTCGCGGCACTCCGTCGGAACGCCGTTACGCGCGTGCCCAGCCCGCCGCGCTCGCGTCCATCGGTCGTTTCAACAAGTTCGTTCGCGACGAGCTCCCCAAGCGTGAGCAGCGTGACTGGCGAATGGGCAAAGCAAAGTTTGACGCCAAGTTCCGGTATTACCTGCAGGTAAGCGGCACTCCGCTGGATCTCCTGCGCATTGCCGAAGACAGTCTGCGTTCCACGCGTCAGGAGATGTACCGCCTCGCGCTACCGCTGCACGATCAGTGGTTTCCCGGCCACCGCCACGACGCTTCCACTCCCGATGTCCTGCTGAACGGCATCGTCAGTGAAGTGATGGCGCGCATTGGCGCCGAGCACGTGCAGCGGGACTCGATAGTGCAGCAGGGGCAGCGCGATGTGGAGATGCTCCAGCGCGTAGTGACGGAGAAGCGGCTGCTATCGATTACCGATTTCTCGAATATCCGCGTGATACCGACACCGCTCTTCATGCGCGGTATCTACGGAGTGGCTGGCGCAGTGTTCGCCCCTGCGCTCCAGCCGAAGCTGAGCACCTTTTACTGGGTCACACCTATCTCTTCAGAATGGACAGCAGAGCGCGCCGAGTCGAAGATGCGGGAGTACAACAGGTATCAGATGCTGCGCCTGAGTATTCACGAGGCGGTGCCCGGCCACACCGTGCAGGGCGAATACGCGAACAGGATCACCCCCGAGTGGCGCCGGCTGCTGCGCGTCATTTATGGCAATACTCCATATGTCGAAGGCTGGGCCGTTTACGCCGAGCGGGTAATGGAGGACGCGGGCGTGAATGCTGGTGATCCTGTGAAGATGCGCCTCAACGGCCTCAAGTGGATGGCCCGCATTTACATGAATGCCATTGTCGACGTCCGGTTGCACACCATGAACATGAACGGCGATTCCGCGGTCACTCTGATGATGCGGGACGCGTTTCAGGAACGGCCGGAAGCTGAAGCCAAGCTTCAGCGGGCGCAGCTTGATTATGTGCAGTTGATGACATACATGGCCGGCGCGCACGAGTGGACGAAGCTGCGCCGCGATGTGGAGATAAAAGAGGGCCGGGCGTTCAACATGTGCCGGTACCATGACACTGTTTTGCTTTACGGGCCGGTATCGGTGCCGACTGTTCGGCGACTTTACATGGCGGGAGTTGGGGTGGGCGGCAATCGTGAGGCTTCCCGCTGTATGTAG
- a CDS encoding AI-2E family transporter has product MTQALSPLGRMLLTVASGVAVLAGMRVAAPIIGPVVVAFIITIAWSPGSAWLRNKGWRPSVAALTGILLGVVGMALFVALVWSSLIQLQDKLPGYQPRVEALQQTISQRLSDLPIDSSRLFSGDMLRPSALVGYALSFVRKITSAVGNLFFLVLLMAFMMLEAVRYPQKLRDALATSSTGVEQFNRFSKSIREYVVINSIFGLIAAAINTTVLLLLGIDFAILWGVLSFLLSFVPNIGFAIALVPPALLGLVEFGFTRAALVVVGYTVINFLVDNVFKPRFVGESLDLSALVVVLSLLFWGWLLGPIGALIAIPLSIGTKFLLEGFEESRWLAHLMSDQGVTAKGVVTGELDGVSADERTPEIHAGEIASERNAAEALPGSVPENGRQ; this is encoded by the coding sequence ATGACACAGGCCCTTTCTCCACTGGGCAGAATGCTTCTCACCGTTGCAAGCGGTGTCGCCGTGCTGGCGGGCATGCGGGTGGCCGCGCCTATCATCGGCCCGGTGGTGGTAGCATTCATCATTACTATTGCCTGGAGCCCCGGGTCTGCATGGCTGCGGAACAAAGGCTGGCGCCCGAGTGTCGCGGCGCTTACCGGGATTCTGCTCGGCGTGGTCGGCATGGCTCTTTTTGTCGCTCTCGTATGGTCGTCACTGATTCAGCTTCAGGACAAATTGCCCGGCTACCAGCCACGGGTCGAAGCACTGCAGCAAACGATTTCCCAGAGGCTGTCCGATCTGCCGATCGACTCGTCGCGGTTGTTTTCCGGAGACATGCTGCGGCCCAGCGCACTGGTTGGCTATGCGCTTTCATTTGTTCGCAAGATTACATCGGCGGTCGGCAATCTGTTTTTTCTCGTACTGCTGATGGCCTTCATGATGCTTGAAGCTGTGCGCTATCCGCAGAAGCTGCGCGATGCGCTTGCAACATCATCGACGGGAGTCGAGCAGTTCAACCGGTTCAGTAAGAGCATCCGTGAGTACGTGGTGATCAATTCGATATTCGGGTTGATCGCCGCGGCCATAAATACGACAGTGCTGCTCCTGCTTGGAATCGACTTCGCGATTCTCTGGGGGGTGTTGTCGTTTCTCCTCAGCTTCGTGCCCAACATCGGATTCGCGATAGCACTCGTTCCGCCAGCTCTCCTCGGACTGGTGGAGTTCGGGTTCACCCGCGCCGCGCTCGTCGTCGTCGGTTACACGGTTATCAACTTTCTGGTCGATAACGTATTCAAGCCGCGGTTTGTCGGTGAAAGCCTCGACCTTTCGGCGCTCGTCGTCGTATTGTCGCTGCTGTTCTGGGGCTGGCTCCTCGGGCCAATCGGTGCGCTGATTGCGATTCCGCTATCGATCGGAACGAAATTTCTGCTGGAGGGATTCGAGGAGTCGCGGTGGCTGGCGCATCTGATGAGCGATCAGGGAGTGACGGCGAAGGGAGTGGTCACGGGTGAGCTGGACGGGGTCAGTGCCGATGAAAGGACTCCAGAGATCCACGCCGGCGAAATCGCTTCTGAGCGCAACGCCGCGGAAGCTCTCCCGGGATCAGTGCCGGAAAACGGGCGCCAGTGA
- a CDS encoding C40 family peptidase: MKAPLTAGMFILLAASVFAPVTGEAQFLREPRAESRAGRLMKMPSLVFLDSVMRITRRQVGTRYTYGGERPAGGFDCSGLVRYVMQVANLQLPRNSAEQARLGHAIPREVNKLRVGDLLTFGDGGRVSHVGIYVGSGRFVHASSVSGRVVESLVERAPSRGIKPWLGVRRLALQEPAVRR; the protein is encoded by the coding sequence GTGAAGGCCCCTCTGACAGCAGGAATGTTCATCCTGCTTGCGGCGAGTGTTTTCGCCCCCGTAACGGGCGAAGCGCAGTTCTTGCGCGAGCCTCGCGCGGAGTCGAGAGCGGGTCGCCTCATGAAAATGCCGAGCCTTGTTTTCCTCGACTCCGTGATGAGAATCACGCGCCGGCAGGTTGGAACGCGCTACACATACGGGGGTGAACGTCCCGCGGGCGGCTTTGACTGCAGCGGCTTGGTTCGGTATGTCATGCAGGTGGCCAACCTCCAATTGCCTCGCAATTCCGCCGAGCAGGCCCGACTGGGGCACGCTATTCCACGCGAGGTGAATAAACTTCGTGTTGGCGATCTGCTGACGTTTGGCGACGGCGGCCGGGTGTCTCATGTCGGCATTTACGTAGGTAGCGGGCGGTTTGTGCATGCATCCAGCGTTTCGGGGCGTGTGGTCGAGTCGCTGGTGGAGAGAGCGCCAAGCCGCGGAATCAAACCCTGGCTCGGTGTGCGGCGGCTCGCGCTCCAAGAGCCAGCGGTTCGGCGGTAG